A genomic region of Rhipicephalus sanguineus isolate Rsan-2018 chromosome 3, BIME_Rsan_1.4, whole genome shotgun sequence contains the following coding sequences:
- the LOC119385754 gene encoding uncharacterized transporter YutK: protein MSRIRNRRGSEESLASADDSIDETRSVMSFILSRLPEHASVPGIAAAGAATALSSGGIPSPLADGSNGDGNTLSLPATYPVEVRKLQIPWAAVAARLPLMLKILVLVAAHALLIFAFLETGWDRKAPWCQGSGFLLLLLLFLDIWLWFRLFLYLVPRKKMAAINESAKKRTLWLSDCKWIARATWVVVWVSVLLFVAIDSRLHRPRVKASFGMLLLVGFGYVFSKNRSKIKWRPVLSGFLLQFVLGLLLLRWKIGRRALLCLADKINAVIAFASHGARFVFGYLATGQLDGDGLPQQKPVLALSVLSAAVFFGMVVSLLCHYGLLQCLALKVGRLMAFVLGTTTCESYCAASNVFLGMADSVLLIKPCLTQLTMSEIHCVMTCGFATISGSLFAVFTTFGVKAEDMIAASLMSAPAALGFAKLFYPETEESRTGLEKISDPRKSRPGCTLLESVAYGLSAQLRVAAHVVASLMGFLSFMALIDSLLASLGSLVGWQFVTLNWLLGRLFVPLALAMGVGLHECSRVASLLGLKAALNEVVAYSKMCELARDGQLSLRSQMLCAHALCGFSNLGALGVQLGAYAVLAPERLSDCSRVAGRALIAGSLACFMTACTAGALTDTAAYDVPTAFNSYDFL from the exons CGCGGCTCGGAGGAGAGCCTGGCGTCGGCCGACGACTCCATCGACGAGACGCGCAGCGTGATGTCCTTCATCCTGTCGCGGCTGCCCGAACACGCCTCCGTCCCGGGGATCGCTGCCGCCGGCGCTGCGACAGCGCTCAGCTCTGGCGGGATTCCGTCGCCGCTGGCGGATGGTTCCAACGGAGACGGCAACACGCTGTCCCTGCCTGCCACGTACCCCGTGGAGGTGCGCAAGCTTCAGATCCCGTGGGCCGCCGTGGCTGCCCGCCTCCCGCTTATGCTCAAGATCCTGGTACTGGTCGCCGCGCATGCGCTCCTGATATTCGCGTTCCTGGAAACCGGATGGGACCGCAAG GCGCCGTGGTGCCAGGGCTCGGGCTTTTtgctcctgctgctgctgttcctggACATATGGCTGTGGTTCAGGCTCTTCTTATACTTGGTACCCCGCAAAAAGATGGCCGCCATTAATGAAAGCGCCAAGAAACGGACGTTGTGGCTCAGCGATTGCAAATGGATAGCCAG GGCTACCTGGGTCGTGGTGTGGGTCTCCGTGCTTCTGTTTGTCGCCATCGACTCGCGACTGCACCGGCCCCGCGTAAAGGCCAGTTTCGGAATGCTTCTTCTGGTCGGCTTCGGATACGTCTTCTCCAAGAACCGCAGCAAG ATTAAGTGGCGCCCCGTGCTGAGCGGCTTCCTGCTCCAGTTTGTGCTGGGCCTGCTTCTGCTGCGCTGGAAGATTGGCCGACGCGCCTTGCTCTGCCTCGCCGACAAGATCAACGCGGTTATCGCGTTCGCCAGCCACGGGGCGCGCTTCGTGTTCGGCTACCTGGCCACGGGGCAGCTGGACGGGGACGGTCTGCCACAGCAGAAGCCCGTGCTTGCGCTCAGT GTGCTGTCGGCCGCGGTGTTTTTTGGCATGGTAGTGTCACTGCTGTGTCACTACGGGCTGCTGCAGTGCCTCGCACTCAAAGTGGGCCGCCTCATGGCCTTCGTGCTGGGCACTACCACTTGCGAGTCCTACTGTGCAGCCAGCAACGTGTTCCTCGGCATG GCTGACTCGGTGCTGCTGATAAAGCCGTGCCTGACGCAGCTGACCATGTCCGAAATCCACTGCGTCATGACTTGCGGCTTCGCCACCATATCGGGAAGCCTCTTCGCCGTCTTCACGACCTTCGGC GTCAAGGCTGAGGACATGATCGCCGCTTCCCTGATGTCGGCACCGGCGGCGCTTGGATTTGCCAAGCTTTTCTACCCAGAGACAGAGGAGAGCCGCACCGGCCTTGAGAAGATCAGCGACCCCCGTAAAAG CCGTCCGGGCTGCACCCTGCTGGAGTCCGTGGCGTACGGCCTATCGGCGCAGCTGCGGGTGGCGGCACACGTAGTGGCCTCGCTGATGGGATTTCTGTCCTTCATGGCGCTGATCGACTCCCTGCTCGCCTCCCTCGGCTCCCTCGTAGGATGGCAGTTCGTCACGCTCAAC TGGTTGTTGGGCCGGCTGTTCGTGCCGCTGGCGCTCGCCATGGGCGTCGGGCTTCACGAGTGTTCGCGGGTCGCCTCCCTGCTTGGTCTGAAGGCCGCTCTGAACGAGGTCGTGGCCTACAGTAAGATGTGCGAGCTGGCACGAGACGGCCAGCTATCCCTGCGCTCCCAGATGCTGTGCGCGCACGCGCTGTGCGGCTTCTCGAACCTCGGTGCCCTGGGCGTACAGCTGGGCGCATACGCCGTCCTGGCCCCGGAGCGCCTCTCCGACTGCTCGCGCGTAGCTGGACGCGCGCTGATCGCCGGGTCGCTGGCGTGCTTCATGACCGCCTGCACTGCCG GAGCGCTGACGGATACTGCAGCCTACGATGTCCCAACGGCCTTCAATAGCTACGACTTTCTTTAG